A DNA window from Plasmodium relictum strain SGS1 genome assembly, organelle: plastid:apicoplast contains the following coding sequences:
- the rpoB gene encoding DNA-directed RNA polymerase subunit beta, putative, giving the protein MIYLLYPNIKKNNYIISNIYYLFILEILYNLKYYIILLNNKYIKKELFTILYFNILVLITNININSIDTIQNINNLLKIILKLKLNFKYLNRKIKINIILFILPLIFDNNIILNGLYKTCIQLFKKNNKIFIIKFKKNNKYIFYIYVYIHINFKIILEYKNNIEIYCYFNNFKFNFIILLLYLNNNNFYKKIFSLVKNYFIFKKLIIYNYLKLNYNNYLLIKNIIYLKLYIIKNNNIYYNKIFINILKILFSIKLNFKYYINYYINNIYYKKFYSIIDFISIQSKKYINILKNQLLNFKQNLDFKLLLNNKKYINIILENININPLIQYSDQINNLSEINQKFKINMITTGLNSKFILNNDLRELPRNILGYISLINTNEGITCGLINYLTINVFLNFKNKFLTYYKYIFYNKYNYKIIFNIYNKNFYNICFNNIYLKKNENFNKTIILTINKNTFKINNITKNSIYIPFNFLLSFIENLIPFIHYNDSTRNLMSIKMHTQIVPILYPNLSNIITTYNFIVNKYLNYLIISYQEGIILYVSYIKIIIRDIYNRNIIYYLNNYRKCNQNILLMYKPIVWVGEKVNIGQILAVNSNLLYSEYSLGNNLLVGYGSYLGYEYEDAIIINNKVIYNNLYTSLHFNIYEISLNIINNIPEICSINLSKMYYKNKKNLDKYGIIKEGIFILNNNILVSKLILMPFIFNNKNLINIINFLFGNKLRIFKNKPIISNIYDIGRIIKIEIIPNYLFNKLKNNNCYLKIRIYIGIQKYLKLGDKICNRHGHKGIISYINEINDMPYLNNKIQPDLFISSISIPSRINIGQIFEGIYGLNSIYTNYRYIISNNLNKNYYNNYINIFNYYKYNFNNNYNFMKMSYNYNKYYLKNPFTGHIINNSICLNNIYYYKLIHMIKDKFRYRFIGLYSEITQQPIKGNTKQGGQRFGEMEVWALEAFGSSFLFKEFFTYKSDDIKSRKILKNYLFNNNKIKLTYISETFKLILKELQSLAINIETFCTININNKIKNLPINIIY; this is encoded by the coding sequence GTTTTAATAACTAATATAAATATAAATTCTATAGATACTATTCAAAATATTAATAATTTATTAAAAATAATTTTAAAATTAAAGTTAAATTTTAAATATTTAAATAGAAAAATAAAAATAAATATAATATTATTTATATTACCATTAATTTTTGATAATAATATTATTTTAAATGGATTATATAAAACATGTATTCAATTATTTAAAAAAAATAATAAAATTTTTATTATTAAATTTAAAAAAAATAATAAATATATTTTTTATATATATGTATATATACATATTAATTTTAAAATAATTTTAGAATATAAAAATAATATTGAAATTTATTGTTATTTTAATAATTTTAAATTTAATTTTATTATTTTATTATTATATTTAAATAATAATAATTTTTATAAAAAAATATTTTCATTAGTAAAAAATTATTTTATTTTTAAAAAATTAATAATATATAATTATTTAAAATTAAATTATAATAATTATTTATTAATAAAAAATATTATATATTTAAAATTATATATAATAAAAAATAATAATATATATTATAATAAAATATTTATAAATATATTGAAAATTTTGTTTTCTATTAAATTAAATTTTAAATATTATATAAATTATTATATTAATAATATATATTATAAAAAATTTTATTCTATAATAGATTTTATATCAATACAAAGTAAAAAATATATAAATATTTTAAAAAATCAATTATTAAATTTTAAGCAAAATTTAGATTTTAAATTATTATTAAATAATAAAAAATATATAAATATTATTTTAGAAAATATCAATATAAATCCTTTAATTCAATATTCAGATCAAATAAATAATTTATCTGAAATAAATCAAAAATTTAAAATAAATATGATTACAACAGGTTTAAATTCTAAATTTATTTTAAATAATGATTTAAGAGAATTACCTAGAAATATATTGGGATATATAAGTTTAATTAATACTAATGAAGGTATAACTTGTGGATTGATTAATTATTTAACTATAAATGTATTTTTAAATTTTAAAAATAAATTTTTAACATATTATAAATATATATTTTATAATAAATATAATTATAAAATTATATTTAATATATATAATAAAAATTTTTATAATATATGTTTTAATAATATATATTTAAAAAAAAATGAAAATTTTAATAAAACAATTATTTTAACGATAAATAAAAATACTTTTAAAATTAATAATATTACAAAAAATTCTATATATATTCCTTTTAATTTTTTATTATCTTTTATAGAAAATTTAATTCCTTTTATACATTATAATGATTCTACAAGAAATTTAATGAGTATTAAAATGCATACTCAAATAGTACCTATTTTATATCCAAATTTAAGTAATATTATAACTACTTATAATTTTATTGTAAATAAATATTTAAATTATTTAATTATTTCTTATCAAGAAGGAATAATTTTGTATGTTTCTTATATAAAAATAATTATAAGAGACATATATAATAGAAATATAATTTATTATTTAAATAATTATAGAAAATGTAATCAAAATATATTATTAATGTATAAACCTATAGTATGGGTTGGTGAAAAAGTAAATATTGGTCAAATATTAGCTGTTAATTCTAATTTATTATATAGTGAATATAGTTTAGGTAATAATTTATTAGTAGGTTATGGTTCTTATTTAGGTTATGAATATGAAGATGCTATTATTATTAATAATAAAGTAATATATAATAATTTATATACTTCATTACATTTTAATATTTATGAAATATCATTAAATATAATAAATAATATACCAGAAATTTGTAGTATAAATTTATCTAAAATGTATTATAAAAATAAAAAAAATTTAGATAAATATGGAATAATCAAAGAAGGTATTTTTATATTAAATAATAATATTTTAGTTTCAAAATTAATTTTAATGCCTTTTATTTTTAATAATAAAAATTTAATAAATATTATAAATTTCTTATTTGGTAATAAATTAAGAATTTTTAAAAATAAACCTATAATATCTAATATATATGATATTGGTAGAATTATAAAAATAGAAATAATACCAAATTATTTATTTAATAAATTAAAAAATAATAATTGTTATTTAAAAATAAGAATTTATATAGGAATACAAAAATATTTAAAATTAGGAGATAAAATTTGTAATAGACATGGTCATAAAGGAATAATTTCTTATATAAATGAAATTAATGATATGCCTTATTTAAATAATAAAATTCAACCTGATTTATTTATAAGTTCTATAAGTATTCCATCTAGAATTAATATAGGTCAAATTTTTGAAGGTATTTATGGATTAAATAGTATATATACTAATTATAGATATATAATTTCTAATAATTTAAATAAAAATTATTATAATAATTATATTAATATTTTCAATTATTATAAATATAATTTTAATAATAATTATAATTTTATGAAAATGTCTTATAATTATAATAAATATTATTTAAAAAATCCTTTTACAGGTCATATAATAAATAATAGTATTTGTTTAAATAATATTTATTATTATAAATTAATTCATATGATAAAAGATAAATTTAGATATAGATTTATAGGTTTATATTCAGAAATTACTCAACAACCTATAAAAGGTAATACTAAACAAGGAGGACAGAGATTTGGTGAAATGGAAGTATGGGCTTTAGAAGCTTTTGGATCTTCATTTTTATTTAAAGAATTTTTTACATATAAATCAGATGATATAAAAAGTAGAAAAATATTAAAAAATTATTTATTTAATAATAATAAAATAAAATTAACTTATATATCAGAAACCTTTAAATTAATATTAAAAGAATTACAAAGTTTAGCTATTAATATAGAAACATTTTGTACAATTAATATTAATAATAAAATAAAAAATTTACCTATAAATATAATTTATTAA